One genomic segment of Leishmania major strain Friedlin complete genome, chromosome 8 includes these proteins:
- a CDS encoding putative histone deacetylase, which yields MDKGVYYITGGVCTDGEGSDTSSQSPTAALVSGTACGAAPQPPDITVGWCFDARMLLHRSDMNRSPETPHRLQRAIETLQGCERALDVLPVELLAPFTVHKDSSSGSDLGRAVPLISAANRSQWIPARLATYDEVCSFQDPQVYEHFLKSGAALADLKSDVYCNEGTSSVAVRLSAGAVIDASVAALRGVAASRSGTASSAAGCVHPLVSFCLVRPPGHHCTASQPSGFCLVNNVAIAAQQLRIRHASALASGPPRIAILDLDVHFGEGTASFVEGACDPASLLYLSLHRYDKRQFYPFDGRGDTAYVGGSRHAASKGSICNVAVHTNGQQPARCEQVISDHLMNSVLEEIFLPRLAKFGPDLVMVSLGFDAAYGDPLGKMAVEGGFASVLSRLKGWCLHDGRTAGLVVVLEGGYNPEAVAQGVLSVALALSLPRTDPLLQRFLEEKSPKVWADLRQRQERRHREWEQLREERAEEDLGAAPSGRGSELKPAASDEPEQVQEDTLLLDRHKRWCAALVAKVQQIHREAMTREH from the coding sequence ATGGACAAAGGCGTGTACTATATCACAGGGGGCGTTTGTACTGATGGAGAGGGCAGCGATACATCATCACAAAGCCCCACAGCCGCTCTTGTGAGTGGCACGGCATGTGGGGCGGCACCGCAACCTCCCGACATCACCGTGGGGTGGTGTTTCGACGCGCGCATGCTGCtacatcgctctgacatGAACCGCTCCCCTGAGACACCACACCGTCTGCAACGCGCAATCGAGACACTTCAGGGCTGCGAGCGCGCACTCGACGTTCTGCCTGTCGAGCTGCTGGCTCCCTTTACGGTGCACAAGGATAGCAGCTCAGGTTCGGACTTGGGCCGAGCTGTGCCACTGATCAGCGCAGCCAACCGCTCGCAATGGATACCTGCACGACTCGCCACCTATGACGAGGTTTGCTCCTTCCAAGATCCGCAAGTCTACGAACATTTTTTGAAGAGTGGGGCGGCTCTGGCGGACTTGAAAAGCGACGTTTACTGCAACGAGGGGACAAGTAGCGTAGCTGTCCGACTCTCGGCAGGCGCCGTGATCGATGCTAGCGTCGCCGCGCTTCGCGGTGTGGCGGCTTCCCGCTCCGGCACAGcctccagcgctgccggGTGTGTGCACCCCCTCGTGTCATTTTGTCTTGTGCGGCCGCCGGGGCATCATTGCACGGCTTCACAGCCGAGCGGATTTTGCCTGGTCAACAATGTCGCCATCGCAGCTCAGCAACTGCGCATTCGGCACGCATCAGCGTTGGCCTCTGGCCCTCCGCGCATCGCTATTCTCGATCTGGACGTCCACTTCGGCGAGGGAACCGCTTCTTTTGTTGAGGGTGCCTGCGACCCCGCCTCGCTACTGTATCTGTCGCTCCACCGCTACGATAAAAGGCAGTTCTATCCATTTgacggccgcggcgacacggcTTACGTGGGAGGGAGCCGACACGCCGCCTCCAAAGGCAGCATCTGTAATGTGGCCGTGCACACCAACGGGCAACAGCCGGCACGATGCGAGCAGGTCATCTCCGACCACCTAATGAACTCTGTTTTGGAGGAGATTTTCTTGCCCCGGCTGGCTAAGTTCGGGCCGGACCTAGTCATGGTGTCACTGGGGTTCGATGCTGCCTATGGCGATCCATTGGGCAAGATGGCCGTCGAGGGTGGGTTTGCCTCGGTCCTGTCGCGGCTGAAGGGGTGGTGCCTGCATGACGGACGGACAGCGGGGTTGGTCGTTGTTCTGGAGGGCGGCTACAACCCGGAGGCGGTTGCGCAAGGGGTGCTCTCGGTTGCCCTTGCCTTGAGCCTTCCTCGCACCGATCCTTTGCTGCAACGATTTCTTGAGGAAAAGTCACCGAAGGTCTGGGCAGACCTGCGGCAACGGCAGGAGCGGCGTCATCGCGAGTGGGAGCAGCTGCGAGAGGAGCGGGCAGAGGAGGATCTCGGAGCCGCACCTAGCGGCCGGGGCTCTGAATTGAAGCCGGCTGCATCGGATGAGCCAGAGCAGGTTCAAGAAGACACGCTGCTTCTGGATCGTCACAAGCGCTGGTGTGCCGCACTGGTAGCCAAGGTTCAGCAAATACACCGGGAAGCCATGACACGTGAGCACTAG